The Aedes albopictus strain Foshan chromosome 2, AalbF5, whole genome shotgun sequence region tatagtttgagcatttttataatttttgtttcgagaaaaatcaaaatttttatatttttggccgaTATTGAGGACTGTTTAgtatatctcaaaatattttttgatgttttttaaagcgtattttcattttttttaaatcattgaaaaattgatgttttagtcaccttttagaagtcattgtttattttgcattgaatcgctacaattaacatattttaaatttttcccaaatcattctaccctagtttaatagtttaagggaatcgaatacactctaaagttattttccttaaaattacacggaaaataaaattttctatgaaaaaaaattaaaataaaaatatttcaacaattatcataaaatctcaaaatgtcttcatctcaaaaaatccgtaccccaaataggcttccaggaaaaatataaaagtgtggggatgttcaaaaataaaaattagaaaaaccaaaaactgaaattctcgaaatcgagaattaaaatgaatcatcttccaaaacatgattaaatcgattttagatgatgaaaaatgTAATTTAGatcaaattcaaaaatttgggtattagagggttaaaatatagtttctccaatcgatttgaaattttgcacagttaatatGAGACCAAAAGTATAACCCAAAAAATGTACGAGAACAAAACATTTTCATCTGCCTACTATTCATATTTGGTACGATGcttcgcatatcgttccgatccatgctttcctGCACTTCAGTAATCCCACTCTTTTCCTGCTGCCGTTGCTTGCTGCAGTGGATTCGTTTCGCTTCTGCTTGCCGGGTACCGATCATTGGCATTCTTATTGTTCTTCGCTCGTTGACACACCTCGTACCTAGAAGTTGGAGTACCAACCTCTATGAAGTACCAACCACCTCGTATCATTAAGTTGGAGCCGCTAAGGGGTACCAAGAATAGAAATCTgattcgtcatatgcgctaattcccgtcatattagACGGAAAATAGTGAGTAGCTACAGGTATTCCAACTTATCTTTGCCAAtcgctcatcagatggaagcaaaccaATAATGTAGAGtatcaataaccagcccctatAGTACTGaaaatggcacggtaaaggctgggtatgctgcgcaattcagatcccattgtgatccactagcctctgcccagcaactcctatccctacctccacgcggtaccggccggaaactatgagcaaccttagggaagatcgggtaaccaaccccggtgggaactttggtcgtaggctgacagggaagggggggtttgcttcggcaaacctgagcgtctgttctccaggaggagcgtctgatccccatgttaggggcggctgatctacgtccgagtgccagggaaggactctaagctcaactgtgcactatggtcctccggaaagtagggggttggtgtcaggccctacgagccagccgtaaaaaaccattgtaacggaaaatcagcaacagaataatacgaaccgagaccaacggcaacgaccccagcgaacaaaaaggacttgcgattggaaactcggtacgtggaactgccgatctctcaacttcattgggagcacccgcatactcgccgatctactgaaggaccgcgggttcggcatcgtagcgctgcaggaggtgtgttggacaggatccatggtgcgaacgtttagaggtaatcataccatctaccagagctgcggcaacacacgcgagctgggaacagctttcatcgtgatgggtgatatgcagaggcgcgtgatcggttggtggccgatcgacgaaagaatgtgcaggttgaggatcaagggccgattcttcaacttcagcataataaacgtgcacagcccacactccggaagtactgatgatgacaaggacgcattttacgcgcagctcgaacgcgagtacgaccgctgcccaagccacgacgtcaagatcatcataggagatttgaacgctcaggtaggccaggaggaggaattcagaccgacgattggtaagtttagcgcccaccagcaaacgaacgaaaacggcctacgactcattgatttcgccgcctccaaaaatatggccatacgtagcacctttttccaacacagcctcccttatcgttacacctggagatcaccacagcagacggaatctcaaatcgaccacgttctgattgacggacggcacttctccgacattatcgacgtcaggacctatcgtggcgccaacatcgactccgaccactatctggtgatggtcaaactgcgcccaaaactctccgtcatcaacaatgtacggtaccgacgaccgccacggtacaacctagagcgactgaagcaaccagatgtcgcctcagcatacgcgcagaatctcgaagccgctttgccagacgagggcgagctcgatgaggcccctctagaggactgctggagtacagtgaaagcagccatcaacgacgcagccgagagcaccatcgggtacgtggaacggaatcgacgaaacgaatggttcgaccaagagtgcagaacggttttggaggagaagaacgcagcgagggcggtaatgctgcagcaagggactcgacagaacgtggaacgttacaaacagaagcggaaacagcagacccgcctctttcgggagaaaaagcgccgcctggaagaagcggagtgtgaagaaatggaactgctgtgccgttcccaagaaacacggaagttctatcagaagctcaacgcatcccgcaacggcttcgtgccgcgagccgaaatatgcagggataaagacggaggcctcttgacggacggacgtgaggtgatcgataggtggaagcagcacttcgatcagcacctgaacggcgtggagaacgtaggcacgggagcccacggcaacggaaggaacgacgacgccagtgcagcggaggacggaactgaaccaactcccacgctgagggaagttaaggatgccattcaccagctcaaaaccaacaaagcagctggtaaggatggtatcgcagctgaactcatcaagatgggcccagaaaagttggccacctgtctgcatcggctgatagtcaggatctgggaaaccgaacagctaccggaggagtggaaggaaggggtaatctgccccattcacaagaaaggcgaccatttggaatgtgagaacttcagggcgatcactattttgaatgctgcctacaaagtgctatcccagatcatcttccgtcgtctgtcacctaaaacaaatgagttcgtgggaagttatcaagccggcttcatcgacggccggtcgacaacggaccagatctttaccgtacggcaaatcctccagaaatgccgtgaataccaggtcccaacgcatcacctgttcatcgacttcaaagcggcatacgacggtatcgaccgcacagagctatggagaatcatggacgaaaacggctttcctgggaagctgactagactgattaaagcaacgatggacggtgtgcaaaactgcgtaagggtttcgggtgaactatccagttcattcgtatctcgccggggactgcgacaaggtgacggactctcatgtctactcttcaacatcgcgctggaaggtgtgatgcgacgagccgggctcaacagccggggaacgattttcacaaaatccggccaatttgtgtgctttgcggatgacatggacattatcgctagaacatttggaacggtggcagaactgtacacccgcctgaaacgcgaagcagcaaaggtcggactggtggtgaatgcctcaaaaacaaagtacatgctggtaggcggaaccgaacacgaccggatccgtctgggtagtaatgttacgatagacggggatactttcgaggtggtggaggaattcgtctacctcggatccttgctaacggctgacaataacgtgagccgtgaaattcggaggcgcatcatcagcggaagtcgggcctactacgggctccagaagaaactgcggtcgaaaaagattcacccacgcaccaaatgcaccatgtacaaaacgctaataagaccggtgatcctctacgggcacgagacatggaccatgctcgaggaggaccttcaagcactcggagttttcgagcgacgcgtgctaagaacgatcttcggcggtgtgcaggagaacggtgtgtggcggagaaggatgaaccacgagctcgctgcactttacggcgaacccagcatccagaaggtggccaaagccggaaggatacggtgggcagggcatgttgcaagaatgccggacaacaaccctgcaaagctggtgtttgcaacggatccggttggcacaagaaggcgtggagcgcagagagcacgatgggcggaccaggtggagcgtgacttggcgagcattgggcgcgaccgaggatggagagcggcagccacaaaccgagtattgtggcgtactattgttgattatgtcttgtcttaatgatgttgaacaaataaatatatatatatagtacTGAAAATCGAATAAATACCAGAAATTTCACgttttaattttttgaagaatgagCACTAAGTTTTTAAATTAATATAtaacaagaaattaaaaaaatacgttTCAATTTCACCTCACATAAGCTgaaacagtcgaatgaattttaccTTCGACGTAAACATGATGCAGTTATCAAAAGTCTACTGtaaatctcttgttttttttcgtgagtaaaatgtaaacaacaagttgtcttcgtctaggaAGGATGCACGCAAATGTTTGCGATGATTCTCTGCATATGAAGCATCGTATTTCACAGCCACAtacaaagatttcttcgttgcactgtgcactttctgctcaatcgtactttaAACACATGATTTGGTTTGAATTGCGAAGAATTTCACCTACTTTTAAAATAAACAAACACGTACGCTCTAATCATAATTtgtgaccatcctatgtaccgtagtgtcacgtagaaggtgtgccgggaattgaattaaggttgtgcctgaaatagATGTGGACTAGACGGGAGCAGAATTCGAGGAACTGAATGATTGCGTTTTATTATTTTAGGGAAATTTTAGctctttcacaatattttttgaCATGATATAgatgctaatttataaattagcaattgataccaaattgaccAAGAGGCATTATGCGAAgcgcaagaataaactcgatcattattggtcagtGCTTAGTTAGACGGGAATCAGATATAAACCCTATCACTGGGCTGTTGTTACCACTGTTTCATGGATATACTGCCATAATCTTTTGACATCCCCAGATATCATCCAATATTATTATATCTGTTGTATGGTATAACATGCAAACTTTTTCTTTATGAAATTAAATCATATCTCTTCAGAAACGGACTGGTCACCTTGCCTTGCAATCCCCACCTTTTTTATCTCTTGAGTAATACCGTAACAGATAGCTCATAAACCAAATGGCCAACAATCCTGACCAATCTATACAACCGAAAACAAATTATAAAAGACCGACACTCAAAGTTGACCGAAGATTTCTTTCATTTCGTATCCAATAGCCGACAAACACATAATAAATCATGAGACTAACCCTTCTTTTGACAGTGATCGGCTGCATTGCTTGCATCCACGCAGCCCCACTAGCGGGCAAGGACGTCAAGGCCGAAATCAACGAAGCGGACCCACGGTACGTATTATCCAGCAGTGCCCACCATATTCCGGATGACGACCCGCTAGTGTCCATTTTCGTTGATATCCTGCACGACGGAGACGGCGAAACCGATCCGGAACCATACGAGGAAGCTGAAGCCGCCGCGGAGTCACCGAAACAGTCGATGAAGAAGCGGGTTCTAGCAGCGGCGGAAGAAACGGAAACATCCGAGGACGTGGAGGAAGAAGTCGACGAAGAACGAGACAACCGAATTGGAAAGTTTGTTAACATCCACGTGGGCATCGATAACCGCGGCAACGGAAATGGGGATGGGCTTGTGAATTTACCAATGTAACTGAAAGAAAGACAGATAATGTTGTACTTAGATGGTTGATTTTGAATAAAGCGAATCAGTTTTCAGTTCTTGTAGTAGAATACTTCGTACGTCCGAAGGATTTTCGATTTTGGCAGTCAACTCATTCAGAAGGCTTTCCTTGAAGTCCATCACATTGGTTGATTGATCCTCAATCAAATTGATTGAACATTTCTCCTCGTAATCGGAGTAAATAGCATGTAGCAGTGCCAAAATCTGatgggaattcctttaaaaaaatagaGTGGTGAATCAGTATCGGGGTTGATTGTTAATTACAGTAATCCTTCCATGTAGGACACCTTCAATCTATTATTGCATATTTGGAGTGCACaataaacagttttttttttattctgttagATGGAATTAGGTGGTTTTTCGACCAACTCTGAGTACAGAATgtactcttcaaaaattttcaataacttaGCATTTAAAAATTGTGAAAACATTAGTAATTGTTGCTGAATACATGAACAAGCCAGTCGAAGAACTATAGATTTAGATCTACACAGTATCAATTAGCGCGCTACATGGAAGGAATGCTGCAGTTTAATTTCCATCTTACGTgcagtatatttttattttttgtcgcgTCTGCTTTAACTCATCCAATCTTATCAACATCGACCGCCAGTATCCGTTATCATCATAATAGAGAATATTGGGAAGTTCCTGCAATAAGACGAACACGCATTCATTCGTCACCGGCCGTTATCGAGCGTCGCGTCTGGCGATAAATAACACAAATCAACAAAAATAGCCTACCTGTTGGTGCAGTTCCACGGCAGCAGAGCCCAAATTGACCGATCTGAACTTGAGTGTCTCGAGGCAAAACCTATCGAAACCGCGTATCGGTACCTTTTGGAATGCGATTTCCAGCGCCAGAAACTGCGAAGTGGCCGTAACCGACAGCAAGTCTTTGAAAGTGTCGCGTCCGCTGAAACCAGCTGCAAGATTGGTACTGTACAAATCGGTTCGTTTGACTTCCACTAGGCCCACAAACAGTTGGAGACGCGGGCAGGAGTCTTGTCCGGTTGTCGCCACGTCGTACGATACAAAGCATTCGAAAACGGTGGCTAGCTGCAGAGTATCTAAGCTGGAAAGCTTGGTAGTGGCTACCAGAATTCCTGTTTGACCTGAGTGCAGAGCGTTGACCTTAAACAAACGGAGGTAAGTTATTATCACGTAGTTAGGAATCTCCTGCCTGAATTTCACCTTCGGCTGTTCCCATTCCTGCTGAAAGAGTGGAACATCGGAGATGATGTCTTCGGCTTCCAAGATTTGCTCCAAGTTTTTGAAATTGAAGTCATCGTCCTTCAGTTGGTAGTATTTGCAGCTGTACTCGAATGGTTGTTGTTGCGTCAAGCTCTTGACGAACAACTTTAAATTTGTAAGGGTGAGGCATCTGAAAGAGTAAAGATGAAGATATCTTGTATTTATCGAAGCATTGGCTATGAATTATGATTTGATTAGAGCCAATCAATGTGTGAACCGTGAACTGTGAGTAAACTGAATAACGCTTCTCTACTCTACCAATTCCCGGCTCGACTTTCTTTTAATTTTGCATTATCTCATATAGGGAGACTTTTGTTATTATTGGCAGATTtatcgtcatgggggtttttgccAAATTTGCCAAATTGCCTGAAGCTGAGTCGTAGAGTTTAGTTGAGCTAGGAAAGATTTGATGCCAATTTTGAGTTCTACTGGTTTCAACAGGACGAAGAGACcaaaactgctgaaaatacgtaagttctcctATACTTTCTTCCTCGTCTCAACATATAAAACTCATGCAAATCAGATtatgacaaaataacataacaaaTTGACACGTACAGCAAGCAACACATACAgggagtggccaaaatgtttgggataggcaactcttttttctctcataaaaaagttcaacatgctgtaacttttaatagagtgcaccaaaaattctcaaattttgactgtgtgcatcattggtacaaatttgagctcgattggttaatctttcgcgaagctagaaccgttctcgtaaaacactatttttaagacaactaaattgtgagctgtcatatttcggagaccagtgaaccgaattgaatgaaattttgagcgattatcaacaatatattattatttttgaaaacctcattaataaagacaatattaataataataacaatatatTGAaggttgaaaattcttcaaaagataagtactttttgaacgtggaaaaaagttatgatgatttgacatgttcacccatatagagaaaaaatgagtcaaatttacaataccgcacaaaaaatagtaaatgtgttcttcctttaatctaaatgggctctaatatatcttataatagatatcttaagaacagaagaagaaaatctttggatatcaaaaataaaatttaaagtcaAAGATgtgaaaaattaatattttttcgagaaagatcctaaTTGGTGAAAGCATTCGCGAAATAATTCGGTTCGCTTCGAAACGAATACGTTTTCAGccttcctcgctttatcaaatcaacctcccgtacgaatagcacacgaacagactcgatgctgatcagcattgttggctgctccttttcgccgttgagctgttgcgttccagccaagcctgtcttttcatcgctttcgatgcttttcgatcagcttatcgcgaagcatcgtaggctggaaacgttactggtgtggtgtcggtacatgcgaatgttgcttctgtgtgcgtgtcgagtgTTCGTGCCGTaacttctaaaaccaacccattcggtgttgttcggctgttcgggtgagcatgtgaCGGCACCGACAGATGTGTGCAAACtcgtttgtgagttacatcatgttcgttttgccacctctttgcctaTGGTCATCACTGAGCAGTGtgcagttcaatcgcaagcgattaaaatacaattgataagttgattgagcattcgtgaggtgatattttgcatcattgtttttttcaacgtgtgaaaagtacctatgttttaaagaattttcaagcattgatatattgttgataaacgtttaaaatttcattcaattcggttcagtagtctccgagatatgacagctcaaaatttAGTTGTctataaaatagtgttttacccgaacggttctagcttcgcgaaagattaaccaatcgagctcaaatttgtaccaatgatgcacacagtcaaaatttgagaatttttggtgcactctgttaaaagttacagcatgttgaatttttttatgaGAGAAGTTGCCTGTATATGTTGCTTGCTGTACGTGTCAATTTGTTATGTTATTTCGTCATAATCTGATTTACATACAAatatcaatcgagctcaaatttgtaccaatggtgcacatataataggttgacaaacagtaaaaattttagaatttttggagCACTCTATGAAATGTTACGGCatattgaacatttttgtgagagaaaaaaaagttgcctatcccaaacatttttttcCACCCCCTGTATACCCAAATGGATAACAAATTCCTATTTTAAggcaacaaaatttgaaaatcgctttttatgcgttgcgttgcgttgcgttgcgttgtaacggagtaattcgtagattgcatactgaaagtgaAAATCGCTTTTTATGATCGTTTTAATTCCATTAGTACGCTTTTTTTGTAACTCCACTATacatacatttttattttaaggaagaaaagacacggacactgtcTTCTGAAAGAGGCTGTACGGACTAAACAAAAATTAACACTAGACGCACTAATTGTTGTTCTCATAGGGTAAAGTTGGTTACTCAAAGTTTCCAAATTTTAGGGCCACCTGTATTTGGTCCTTGGAAATGACTTCAATTTTGCACATAATTAAGAATGATTCAGAAGAAAGCGCTGCATGAAGTGTTATTGCACAAAATATTTATATAATTACTTTTATGAATTCGGCAAGAATTCATCTAATGGTtcctccgagatatctttcagaaTGTATgccttcttgagatttttttttccacgatTATCTCCAAGTACACCGCTAGAATTCTTTAAGgggattttcaaaatgtttccggAATGTTTATAGAAAAAAGATTTTTACAGGACTTCCTACAATGATTTCGGTAAGaactcttctaaagattcctcaaagtattcctttaAAATGCATGCCCATTTGTTTCTgtgaaagtttctccagagattctttcaggaattcctccaggattttttcttgatttctttTCAGGAGTTACTAAAAAAGcttttcaaaagattcatcttgaatctAGTCcacggttttcttcagaaattcttccttggtttccttctgggatactttgggaaatttctgcaaggattgctACAACagttcgtgcatgttttccttctaacatttctgaaagaatcttatctaggaatttctccagagatttcttcaagaattcctcgaaatatttcttcaaaaaaatgcaattccagaatatttttttcacggaagatttttttttctgttgaattttcttcaaaggtttcttcaggtattactccacatattcagggtttttttttcaggcatttgttcagaaaatcctctggaatatactgaagagatttttctgtaagttcctccagaggtttatTGGGATTTATTATGATCTTTTT contains the following coding sequences:
- the LOC109621675 gene encoding uncharacterized protein LOC109621675, producing the protein MALISPPSDHLNEIPRSLLDRLLFVERIVLGRNSSVLAVITADRQLLEVKERSIVACVDLGGGSGVEDVGRSVHEPPVVSSIFGTLSPKESDESRDQRIVLTVFRSFDGSDRKLFYLLELDRKLLVVEREQSPCVKFVLRESFEGFIKLLITERDDRVGCPVIKIYVEQQLEPIVTDFHAHRVESSAASVNNFTCFHEILKSLKERVNQRRAELAALQTVTGELFERMNGQLKHVPSLLRTENPDERQPLVKYGDVWTKVHNDRLVIGVPVFNCTYKRCLTLTNLKLFVKSLTQQQPFEYSCKYYQLKDDDFNFKNLEQILEAEDIISDVPLFQQEWEQPKVNALHSGQTGILVATTKLSSLDTLQLATVFECFVSYDVATTGQDSCPRLQLFVGLVEVKRTDLYSTNLAAGFSGRDTFKDLLSVTATSQFLALEIAFQKVPIRGFDRFCLETLKFRSVNLGSAAVELHQQELPNILYYDDNGYWRSMLIRLDELKQTRQKIKIYCTNSHQILALLHAIYSDYEEKCSINLIEDQSTNVMDFKESLLNELTAKIENPSDVRSILLQELKTDSLYSKSTI